A single region of the Rhizobium sp. NLR16a genome encodes:
- a CDS encoding ABC transporter permease yields the protein MFQNRAEALALALPAAVFATVVFLLPVAILLSEGFRADGAWTLSAYTGFFSETLNRTVFLRSFRLALEVTAVSAVIGYAAAFAIVNLPANGKGRMIGLITLPLMISPVARTYAWIVILGRTGIVNQAITGLGFSAEPLRLLFTETAVFIGLLQLFLPLMILSLISALENIPRDAIPAARVLGANWLQAFWKVVLPLTREGLVIGGTLVFTGSLTAYITPAILGGSKVLMLETLMYQQVSVANDFVSASVIAFILIVMSFAANILLKRLATARSRR from the coding sequence ATGTTCCAGAACCGCGCGGAAGCCCTGGCGCTTGCCTTGCCGGCAGCCGTCTTTGCGACGGTGGTCTTTCTGCTGCCCGTCGCAATCCTGCTGTCGGAGGGTTTCCGCGCCGATGGTGCCTGGACGCTGTCGGCCTATACCGGCTTCTTTTCCGAGACGCTGAACCGCACCGTTTTCCTGCGCTCCTTCCGGCTCGCCCTCGAGGTCACCGCCGTCTCGGCCGTCATCGGCTACGCCGCAGCCTTTGCCATCGTCAACCTGCCGGCGAACGGCAAAGGCCGCATGATCGGCCTCATCACCCTACCGCTGATGATTTCGCCGGTGGCCCGCACCTATGCCTGGATTGTCATTCTCGGCCGCACCGGTATCGTCAACCAGGCGATCACGGGCCTCGGTTTCAGCGCCGAACCGCTGCGCCTGCTCTTCACCGAGACCGCCGTCTTCATCGGCCTCCTGCAGCTATTCCTGCCGCTGATGATCCTGTCGTTGATCAGTGCGCTCGAAAACATCCCGAGGGATGCGATCCCGGCTGCCCGCGTGCTCGGCGCCAACTGGTTGCAGGCCTTTTGGAAAGTCGTCCTGCCGCTGACGCGCGAGGGTCTCGTCATCGGCGGCACGCTCGTCTTCACCGGCTCGCTCACCGCCTACATCACGCCGGCCATCCTCGGCGGTTCCAAGGTGCTGATGCTCGAAACGCTGATGTATCAGCAGGTGTCCGTCGCCAATGATTTCGTCTCGGCAAGCGTCATCGCCTTCATCCTGATCGTCATGAGCTTTGCCGCCAACATCCTGCTGAAACGCCTTGCGACGGCGAGGAGCCGCAGATGA
- a CDS encoding phosphoribosylaminoimidazolesuccinocarboxamide synthase has translation MRILSEAHFPELPNYYRGKVRENYDLPDGRRIIVSTDRLSAFDRILTCIPYKGQVLTQTARYWFEATKDICPNHVLDYPDPNVVIGKRLDILPVEIVVRGYLAGTTGTSILTLYKKGEREMYGMRLPAGMRDNQILPEPVITPTSKEFDGGHDEPLTRAEIVTRGLLTSHQWETLSKYALALFARGQEMAAKRGLILVDTKYEFGTDGDGNIILADEIHTPDSSRYWLADSYPASFAAGKRPESFDKDFVRAWVAERCDPYKDEIPEIPTELIEQTSAVYIRAYEAITGERFVPDNSGETPLARVRNNLARYFP, from the coding sequence GTGCGAATCCTCTCCGAAGCCCATTTCCCGGAACTGCCGAACTACTATCGCGGCAAGGTGCGCGAGAATTACGACCTTCCCGACGGACGCCGCATCATCGTCAGCACTGATCGCCTCAGCGCTTTCGACCGTATTCTTACCTGTATTCCCTATAAGGGCCAGGTGCTGACGCAGACCGCACGTTACTGGTTCGAGGCGACGAAGGACATTTGCCCGAACCATGTGCTCGACTATCCCGATCCGAACGTGGTCATCGGCAAGCGGCTCGACATCCTGCCGGTTGAAATCGTCGTGCGCGGTTATCTCGCCGGCACCACCGGCACCTCGATCCTGACCCTCTATAAGAAGGGTGAGCGGGAGATGTACGGCATGCGTCTGCCGGCGGGTATGCGCGACAATCAGATCCTGCCGGAACCGGTCATTACGCCGACCAGCAAGGAATTCGACGGAGGCCATGACGAACCGCTGACGCGTGCCGAAATCGTCACGCGAGGACTTCTGACCAGCCACCAGTGGGAAACCTTGTCGAAATATGCGCTTGCGCTCTTTGCCCGCGGCCAGGAAATGGCCGCGAAGCGAGGCCTGATCCTCGTCGATACCAAATATGAATTCGGCACCGATGGCGACGGCAACATCATCCTCGCCGATGAGATCCACACGCCGGACAGCAGCCGCTACTGGCTTGCCGACAGCTACCCGGCAAGCTTTGCCGCCGGAAAGCGGCCGGAAAGTTTCGACAAGGATTTCGTCCGCGCCTGGGTGGCGGAGCGTTGCGACCCCTACAAGGATGAAATCCCTGAAATCCCCACCGAACTGATCGAGCAGACCTCGGCCGTCTATATCAGGGCCTACGAGGCGATAACCGGCGAGCGCTTTGTTCCCGACAATAGCGGCGAGACGCCGCTTGCCCGTGTCCGAAACAATCTCGCCCGCTATTTCCCTTGA
- a CDS encoding efflux RND transporter permease subunit — protein MAKFFIRRPIFAWVIAITIMLAGLLAIFTLSISQYPDIAPTTVRINATYRGASAETVEKSVTTIIEDGMTGLDDLTYMTSTSSTGSASIQLTFGTSIDPDIAQVQVQNKLQLVQSQLPGDVIDAGISVTRSTSSILLVGSLVSTDGKRNSVDLGNIMSTSIEDQIQRLEGVGSINVFGSGYAMRIWLDPFKLVKYQLTPSDVTAAIQAQNTQVSVGSLGAQPTIPGQQLNVTITAQSQLTTVADFEHIILKVEKDGATVRLSDVSRIEIGQESYGGSSRYNGLPSSGFAVNLAIGANAIDTAARVRSALDVIGRTLPEGVKITYPYDTTPFVELSIEKVVHTLIEAIVLVFVVLLVFLQNLRATLIPTIAVPVVLLGTFGVLAATGYSINTLTMFAMVLAIGLLVDDAIVVVENVERIMSEEKLSPLEATEKSMGEITGAIVGIALVLTAVFIPMAFFGGSTGIIYRQFSITIVSAMLLSALVAIVLTPALCATMLKPVSEHGKHRVGDWFNRNFTRSTNGYVWTIGYLLKRPIRVMLVFLLVGAGCAYLFTRLPSSFLPQEDQGVLLTIVTTPPGSTTQQTQAVVEKVEHYYREKEKDAVESVFGALGFGFSGSGQNSAIVFTKLKDFSLRTDPNLSAQSVVNRALRSFFAMREAQVFALLPPAIQGLGVSSGFSMYLVDTGGHGSDALTAASKRLIQMGNSSGKIVALRSSNKEVEPQMRIVLDQEKIGAMGVDIASVNSMLSIIFTGRDVNDFTLNGEIKPVYVQGDAPFRMQPDDLNHWYARNTAGEMVPFSAFTKTEWVKGAPSLARFNAVSAIPLDGAAAPGVSSGDAMNEMEALTEQLGGGYTVAWQGISYQERLSGSQAPMLYAISVLVVFLCLAALYESWSIPFSVIMAVPVGVLGALAAATLFGQSNDVYFKVGLLTTIGLAAKNAILIVEFAKDRTESGMGLFEATLEAARLRLRPIIMTSLAFILGVVPLAIATGAGSAAQNAIGLGVLGGMLSATMLGIFFVPSFYVVIRRIFATRDKNAAGV, from the coding sequence ATGGCCAAGTTTTTCATCCGACGTCCGATTTTCGCCTGGGTCATTGCGATCACCATCATGCTCGCCGGCCTGCTGGCGATCTTCACCCTGTCGATTTCGCAATATCCCGACATCGCCCCGACGACGGTGCGCATCAACGCCACCTATCGCGGCGCCAGCGCCGAGACCGTCGAAAAATCGGTAACGACGATCATCGAAGACGGCATGACCGGCCTGGACGACCTCACCTATATGACTTCGACTTCGTCGACCGGATCGGCCAGCATCCAGCTCACCTTCGGAACCAGCATCGATCCCGACATCGCCCAGGTGCAGGTGCAGAACAAGCTGCAGCTGGTCCAGTCGCAGCTTCCGGGCGACGTTATCGATGCCGGCATCAGCGTGACGCGCTCGACTTCGAGCATTCTCCTCGTCGGCTCGCTCGTTTCAACTGACGGCAAGCGCAATTCGGTCGATCTCGGCAACATCATGTCGACCTCCATCGAGGACCAGATCCAGCGCCTGGAAGGCGTGGGCAGCATCAACGTCTTCGGTTCCGGATACGCCATGCGCATCTGGCTCGATCCCTTCAAGCTGGTGAAATACCAGCTGACGCCGAGCGACGTCACAGCAGCGATCCAGGCGCAGAACACCCAGGTCTCCGTCGGTTCGCTCGGCGCCCAGCCGACGATCCCCGGTCAGCAGCTCAATGTCACCATCACCGCGCAAAGCCAGCTCACCACCGTCGCCGACTTCGAGCACATCATCCTGAAGGTCGAAAAGGACGGCGCGACCGTGCGCCTGAGCGATGTCTCGCGCATCGAGATCGGTCAGGAAAGCTACGGCGGCAGTTCGCGCTACAACGGCCTGCCTTCGAGCGGTTTCGCCGTCAACCTCGCAATCGGCGCCAACGCCATCGATACCGCCGCACGCGTTCGATCCGCGCTCGATGTCATCGGCCGCACCTTGCCGGAAGGTGTGAAGATCACCTATCCCTATGACACGACGCCCTTCGTGGAGCTGTCGATCGAGAAGGTCGTGCATACACTGATTGAGGCAATCGTGCTCGTTTTCGTGGTGCTGCTCGTCTTCCTGCAGAATCTGCGCGCCACGCTCATTCCGACCATCGCCGTTCCGGTGGTGTTGCTCGGCACCTTCGGGGTGCTGGCGGCCACCGGCTATTCCATCAATACCTTGACGATGTTCGCCATGGTTCTGGCGATCGGCCTTCTCGTCGACGATGCGATCGTCGTCGTCGAAAACGTCGAGCGCATCATGTCCGAAGAGAAGCTTTCGCCGCTCGAAGCGACGGAGAAATCGATGGGCGAGATCACCGGCGCCATCGTCGGCATTGCGCTCGTGCTGACCGCCGTCTTCATTCCGATGGCCTTCTTCGGCGGCTCGACCGGCATCATCTATCGCCAGTTTTCGATCACCATCGTCTCGGCCATGCTGCTGTCGGCGCTCGTCGCCATCGTGCTGACGCCGGCGCTCTGCGCCACGATGCTGAAGCCGGTCAGCGAACACGGGAAACACCGCGTCGGCGACTGGTTCAATCGCAACTTCACGCGCTCGACCAACGGCTATGTCTGGACTATCGGCTATCTCTTGAAGCGGCCGATCCGCGTCATGCTGGTCTTCCTTCTCGTCGGCGCCGGCTGTGCCTATCTCTTCACCCGGCTGCCGAGTTCCTTCCTGCCGCAGGAAGATCAGGGCGTGCTGCTGACCATCGTCACCACGCCGCCAGGCTCGACGACGCAGCAGACGCAGGCCGTCGTCGAGAAGGTGGAGCACTATTATCGCGAGAAGGAGAAGGATGCCGTCGAGTCCGTCTTCGGCGCACTCGGCTTTGGCTTCAGCGGCTCCGGCCAGAACAGCGCCATCGTTTTCACCAAGCTCAAGGATTTTTCGCTGCGCACCGATCCAAATCTGAGCGCCCAGTCGGTCGTCAACCGGGCCCTGCGCAGCTTCTTTGCGATGCGCGAGGCACAGGTTTTCGCGCTCCTGCCGCCGGCGATTCAGGGCCTCGGCGTGTCGAGCGGCTTTTCCATGTATCTCGTCGATACCGGCGGCCACGGCAGCGACGCGCTGACGGCTGCTTCCAAGCGGCTGATCCAGATGGGCAACAGCTCGGGTAAAATCGTGGCGCTGCGCAGCAGCAACAAGGAAGTCGAGCCGCAGATGCGCATCGTGCTCGATCAGGAGAAGATCGGCGCCATGGGCGTCGACATCGCCTCGGTCAATTCGATGTTGTCGATCATCTTCACCGGCCGCGACGTCAACGACTTCACCCTGAACGGCGAGATCAAGCCGGTCTACGTCCAGGGCGACGCGCCCTTCCGCATGCAGCCGGACGATCTTAATCACTGGTATGCCCGCAACACGGCCGGCGAGATGGTGCCCTTCTCCGCCTTCACCAAAACCGAATGGGTGAAGGGCGCACCTTCGCTTGCCCGCTTCAACGCCGTCAGCGCCATTCCGCTCGATGGCGCCGCCGCGCCCGGCGTGTCATCCGGCGATGCCATGAACGAAATGGAAGCGCTGACCGAGCAACTCGGCGGCGGTTACACCGTCGCCTGGCAGGGCATTTCCTACCAGGAGCGCCTTTCCGGCTCACAGGCGCCGATGCTCTATGCAATCTCGGTTCTCGTCGTCTTCCTCTGCCTGGCAGCGCTTTACGAGAGCTGGTCGATCCCCTTCTCGGTAATCATGGCAGTGCCGGTCGGCGTCCTTGGTGCTCTGGCGGCGGCAACACTCTTCGGCCAGTCCAACGATGTGTATTTCAAGGTCGGCTTGCTCACCACGATCGGCCTGGCGGCGAAGAACGCGATCCTGATCGTCGAATTCGCCAAGGATCGCACGGAAAGCGGCATGGGGCTTTTCGAGGCGACACTGGAGGCGGCGCGGCTGCGCCTGCGGCCGATCATCATGACATCGCTTGCCTTCATTCTCGGCGTCGTGCCTCTGGCGATCGCTACGGGCGCGGGCTCGGCGGCCCAGAATGCTATCGGCCTCGGCGTTCTCGGCGGCATGCTGTCGGCAACGATGCTCGGAATTTTCTTCGTGCCGTCCTTCTACGTCGTCATTCGACGCATCTTTGCCACACGCGACAAAAATGCGGCAGGAGTGTGA
- a CDS encoding LacI family DNA-binding transcriptional regulator — protein MASSRSGPNLSRIATSLGVSIATVSNALSGKGRVSGPLVERIREHAAELGYVPSQAGRALRTGRSGVLGLVLPDIANPLFPKIAQAIEFAASIAGYGVLIADSRGDAAAQTEAIDRLVERGVDGLIIVPRRATRISSAACPVALIDTPSTPGNTVSADHWQGGREIALHLADLGHQRILIIGNNQESSVQNDRADGIRAGMHAGMHAETLWIGKVEQDGGSGCPLGLAEKVREGFTAFAALSDLQALRALTELQQAGISVPGDVSVTGFDDLIWSPVVTPSLTTVRMDMDRIAGIAVSALADTIRKSRVREGVLVTAEIERVAMQLIVRQSSGPASPATKTSEMENM, from the coding sequence ATGGCGTCATCGCGCTCCGGACCGAACCTCAGCAGGATTGCGACCTCCCTCGGCGTTTCCATTGCCACGGTCTCCAATGCGCTTTCCGGTAAAGGTCGGGTCTCCGGCCCGTTGGTCGAACGGATCCGCGAACATGCCGCCGAACTGGGCTATGTCCCGAGCCAGGCCGGCCGAGCGCTTAGGACCGGCCGCAGCGGCGTTCTCGGCCTGGTCTTGCCCGATATCGCTAATCCTCTGTTTCCGAAGATCGCACAGGCGATCGAATTTGCCGCCTCCATCGCCGGTTACGGCGTGTTGATCGCCGACTCCCGTGGCGATGCTGCCGCCCAGACCGAGGCGATCGATCGTCTCGTCGAACGCGGCGTCGACGGCCTGATCATTGTTCCCCGCCGCGCCACCCGCATTTCGTCCGCCGCTTGCCCAGTCGCTCTCATCGACACCCCCTCGACGCCAGGCAACACCGTTTCAGCCGACCATTGGCAGGGCGGCCGCGAAATTGCTCTCCATCTCGCGGACCTCGGCCACCAGCGCATCCTCATCATCGGCAACAACCAGGAATCCAGCGTTCAGAACGACCGCGCCGATGGGATTCGCGCCGGTATGCACGCGGGCATGCATGCCGAAACGCTGTGGATCGGGAAGGTGGAGCAGGATGGCGGCAGCGGCTGTCCGCTCGGCCTCGCCGAAAAGGTGCGGGAGGGTTTTACCGCTTTCGCGGCTCTCTCCGATCTGCAGGCGTTGCGCGCGCTGACCGAGCTGCAGCAGGCCGGCATCAGCGTTCCCGGCGATGTCAGCGTCACCGGCTTCGACGACCTCATCTGGTCGCCTGTTGTCACACCGTCGCTGACGACGGTAAGGATGGACATGGATAGAATTGCCGGAATTGCCGTATCGGCGCTGGCCGATACCATCAGAAAAAGCCGCGTCCGGGAAGGCGTGCTCGTTACCGCGGAAATCGAACGCGTCGCAATGCAGCTGATTGTCCGCCAATCATCCGGGCCTGCGAGTCCGGCAACAAAAACCTCAGAGATGGAGAACATGTAA
- a CDS encoding ABC transporter substrate-binding protein has translation MKKALMASAALAALSPFAASAAERTLTISVYAFAQDDFKTLVYDPFEAQCGCKLVVETGNSVERLAKMEANKANPVVDLAAVSMADALAASRAGLTDKIDTTKLANFDKLYDVAKDPNGDGMSVGYTFYATSIAYRSDKMKIESWADLLKPEYVGHVAFPNVTTNQGPPALYMLGLSLGKDTPDLQGPIEALGEKKDDIVTFYEKSSQLVQLMQQEEIWAAPIGRFSWAGLTKLDLPVAWATPKEGQTGGMNVLVLTKGSKNQDLAMQFMDFWLSTAIQTKLAEKLIDSPANSEVKLSEAAAGNLTYGEETAKSLKLIPSAIALDNRAGWLKTWNEKVGQ, from the coding sequence ATGAAAAAAGCTCTCATGGCGTCGGCGGCACTCGCCGCACTGTCGCCGTTTGCCGCCTCCGCAGCCGAACGAACGCTGACCATTTCCGTCTATGCCTTCGCCCAGGACGACTTCAAGACGCTGGTCTATGATCCGTTCGAAGCCCAATGCGGCTGCAAGCTGGTGGTCGAGACCGGCAACAGCGTCGAGCGGTTGGCCAAGATGGAGGCGAACAAGGCCAACCCCGTGGTCGATCTCGCCGCCGTTTCGATGGCGGATGCGCTTGCCGCATCGCGCGCCGGACTGACCGACAAGATCGATACGACGAAACTTGCCAATTTCGACAAGCTCTACGACGTCGCCAAGGACCCGAACGGCGACGGCATGAGCGTCGGGTACACTTTCTATGCCACGTCGATCGCTTATCGTTCCGACAAGATGAAAATCGAGTCCTGGGCCGATCTTCTGAAGCCGGAATATGTCGGCCATGTCGCCTTCCCGAACGTCACAACCAATCAGGGCCCGCCGGCGCTCTATATGCTGGGCCTGTCGCTCGGCAAGGATACGCCTGATCTGCAAGGCCCGATTGAGGCGCTGGGCGAAAAGAAGGACGACATCGTCACCTTCTATGAAAAGTCCTCGCAGCTCGTGCAGCTCATGCAGCAGGAGGAAATCTGGGCAGCCCCCATCGGCCGTTTCTCCTGGGCCGGCTTGACCAAGCTCGACCTTCCCGTCGCCTGGGCAACGCCGAAGGAGGGGCAGACCGGCGGCATGAACGTGCTGGTGTTGACCAAGGGTTCGAAAAACCAGGATCTCGCCATGCAGTTCATGGATTTCTGGCTTTCGACCGCGATCCAGACCAAGCTCGCCGAAAAGCTGATCGACAGCCCCGCCAATAGCGAGGTCAAGCTTTCGGAAGCTGCGGCCGGCAACCTCACCTATGGCGAGGAAACGGCCAAGAGCCTCAAACTGATCCCTTCCGCCATCGCCCTCGACAACCGCGCCGGTTGGCTGAAGACCTGGAACGAGAAGGTCGGCCAGTAG
- a CDS encoding TetR family transcriptional regulator, giving the protein MVRRPRRKAEETRQDILSMAEMLFRERGFAAVSIADISGALHMSPANVFKHFRSKVALVDAIAGRHLDNAAERFVPLDQTMPAKEQLLRFVLRLLEGHLQDIQKSPYIFEMVLSTIEAKLEAGNRYRARIEEKIGEIIRKGMVEGRYHCRDPERAAQTVADVLACVLHPVLIVRDDKETLVHRAEEIVGFVDAALQNSAC; this is encoded by the coding sequence ATGGTAAGAAGGCCGAGACGCAAGGCCGAGGAAACGCGACAGGACATCCTCTCCATGGCGGAGATGCTGTTTCGCGAACGTGGCTTCGCCGCGGTGTCGATCGCCGATATATCAGGCGCGCTGCACATGTCGCCCGCCAATGTCTTCAAGCATTTCCGTTCCAAGGTGGCACTGGTCGATGCCATCGCCGGGCGACATCTCGACAATGCCGCCGAGCGTTTTGTCCCTCTCGACCAGACCATGCCCGCGAAAGAGCAACTGCTTCGCTTCGTCCTGCGCCTGCTGGAGGGCCATCTGCAGGATATCCAGAAGAGCCCTTACATCTTCGAAATGGTGCTTTCGACCATCGAAGCCAAACTCGAAGCCGGCAATCGCTATCGCGCCCGTATCGAGGAGAAAATCGGCGAGATCATCCGCAAAGGCATGGTGGAAGGACGTTATCATTGCCGCGATCCCGAGCGTGCGGCGCAGACCGTCGCCGATGTGCTTGCCTGCGTGCTGCACCCTGTCCTCATCGTCCGCGACGACAAGGAGACGCTGGTGCATCGTGCCGAGGAAATCGTCGGCTTCGTCGATGCCGCACTGCAAAATAGCGCTTGCTAA
- a CDS encoding efflux transporter outer membrane subunit — protein sequence MVSLRFATPALLLLLSGCVVGPDHAPPEMPLPAKFGEGGTKSIGDVATAAWWTAFNDPKLNGYVQAGLDQNLTVQQAIERINAASANVTVAGAGALPNLNVGASHTVSGQRGELRTQFDTRNTSAGDVQLSWLLDLFGLYKRSTESALASLDSAYASADVAKLTLVQDLVSSYIDVRYYQQRLALSRANLKSRQETYELTKFQLEAGAASRLDVVQAEGLVQSTLAEIPGLETNIRISAHHIATLLGLPASALVNELLKGRGQPVFRGGINSGIPADLIRNRPDIRVAERDLAAATANIGVAEAQLYPSISLSGSISPSYINQRGIHGDLTPWSFGPTLNLPIFDGGRLRANVKSAQSTAATAYLNWKSTVLSAVEQVENALAAVRRDAQTVAALQAQVKTTQETLELSTASYKDGASSLLDVLDAQRQVSLAQASLAQAVQQMAKDYVSLNIAVGGGYAPGGKTTATVASVPAKAKS from the coding sequence ATGGTATCTCTTCGTTTTGCCACACCGGCATTATTGTTATTACTGTCGGGCTGCGTTGTTGGCCCGGATCATGCTCCTCCTGAAATGCCGCTGCCCGCTAAATTCGGAGAAGGCGGAACAAAAAGTATAGGCGACGTTGCTACCGCAGCCTGGTGGACCGCCTTCAACGACCCCAAACTGAATGGCTATGTTCAGGCCGGCCTTGATCAGAATCTGACGGTCCAGCAGGCGATCGAACGTATCAATGCGGCCTCCGCAAACGTCACTGTCGCCGGAGCGGGCGCCCTGCCGAACCTGAACGTCGGCGCCTCTCACACGGTCAGCGGCCAGAGGGGCGAACTGCGCACGCAGTTCGACACGCGCAACACCAGCGCCGGCGACGTCCAGCTGAGCTGGCTGCTCGATCTCTTCGGGCTCTACAAGCGCAGCACCGAAAGCGCGCTCGCTTCGCTCGACTCCGCCTACGCGTCGGCTGACGTTGCTAAGCTGACCCTCGTGCAGGATCTCGTCTCCAGCTATATCGACGTCCGCTATTATCAGCAGCGTCTGGCGCTTTCGAGGGCCAACCTGAAGTCTCGTCAGGAAACCTACGAACTGACCAAGTTCCAGCTGGAAGCCGGCGCTGCCTCGCGTCTCGACGTCGTTCAGGCCGAAGGCCTCGTACAGTCGACGCTCGCTGAAATTCCCGGCCTCGAAACCAACATCCGCATATCGGCCCATCACATCGCCACGTTGCTCGGCCTACCGGCCTCGGCCCTCGTCAATGAGCTGCTGAAGGGCCGCGGTCAGCCAGTATTCCGTGGCGGCATCAACTCGGGCATCCCTGCGGACCTGATCCGCAACCGTCCCGACATTCGCGTCGCCGAGCGCGATCTCGCCGCCGCAACGGCCAATATCGGTGTTGCCGAGGCCCAGCTTTATCCGAGCATCTCGCTCAGCGGCTCGATCTCGCCGTCCTACATCAACCAGCGCGGCATCCATGGCGACCTGACCCCCTGGTCCTTCGGTCCGACCCTCAACTTGCCGATCTTCGATGGCGGCCGTCTGCGCGCCAACGTCAAGTCGGCCCAGTCCACTGCCGCGACCGCCTATCTCAACTGGAAGTCGACGGTGCTGTCTGCGGTCGAACAGGTCGAGAACGCACTCGCGGCTGTCCGGCGCGACGCCCAAACGGTCGCCGCCCTACAGGCCCAGGTGAAGACCACTCAGGAAACGCTCGAACTATCGACCGCGTCCTACAAGGACGGCGCCTCGTCGCTGCTCGACGTTCTCGATGCGCAGCGCCAGGTTTCGCTTGCCCAGGCAAGCCTTGCCCAGGCGGTCCAGCAGATGGCCAAGGATTACGTCTCGCTGAACATCGCGGTCGGCGGGGGCTACGCACCCGGCGGCAAGACCACCGCGACGGTGGCGTCTGTGCCGGCAAAGGCCAAGAGCTGA
- a CDS encoding efflux RND transporter periplasmic adaptor subunit, giving the protein MIRRAVLISSALLAGALLGACSDNAGKPAGNAGAAAQQAIPVGVIALTKANFPITTILPGRAEAFQTADIRPQVSGIIREIAFKEGGEIKKGDLLYQIEDAPYVAAVEQAKAAISKAEASVPSAESNLERYQRLVGSGATQIEYETARTTLLQAKAEVEAAKAALSAAQIDLDHTKIVAPFDGVIDQTAYNIGNVVSANQTTALTTIRQLDPIYISLTESSTNLLRLRDAMAAGDINGAENVAFHLILEDGKEYNQQGKLDMSKQVVSETTGTFIIRVLFPNPDRIVLPGMYVRATVALGAETGYALPQLATSRDANGRLTAQFVSAEGKVETRAFENSSPSNNSWLVTEGIKDGDQLVVTGLQSVTAGMPVKPVPMEINDNGVVVAAEQPAAGDAEKPAAK; this is encoded by the coding sequence ATGATTCGGCGTGCCGTCCTCATCTCCTCGGCCCTGCTGGCCGGCGCATTGCTTGGCGCCTGCAGCGACAATGCCGGCAAGCCCGCGGGCAATGCCGGCGCGGCCGCGCAGCAGGCGATCCCCGTCGGCGTGATCGCCTTGACGAAGGCGAATTTCCCGATCACGACAATTCTTCCTGGCCGCGCCGAAGCTTTCCAGACGGCCGATATCCGGCCGCAGGTGAGCGGCATCATCCGCGAGATCGCCTTCAAGGAAGGCGGCGAGATCAAGAAGGGCGACCTTCTCTATCAGATCGAGGATGCGCCCTATGTCGCCGCCGTCGAGCAGGCTAAGGCGGCCATCTCCAAGGCCGAGGCGAGCGTGCCGAGCGCTGAAAGCAATCTCGAACGCTACCAGCGCCTCGTCGGCAGCGGCGCCACCCAGATCGAATACGAGACGGCGAGAACGACGCTTCTCCAGGCGAAGGCCGAGGTCGAGGCGGCAAAGGCTGCCCTTTCCGCGGCACAGATCGACCTCGACCATACGAAGATCGTCGCGCCCTTCGACGGCGTCATCGACCAGACCGCCTACAATATCGGCAACGTCGTCTCGGCCAACCAGACGACGGCGCTGACGACGATCCGGCAGCTCGATCCGATCTATATTTCGCTGACGGAATCGAGCACCAACCTGCTGAGGCTGCGCGATGCGATGGCCGCCGGCGATATCAACGGCGCGGAGAATGTCGCCTTCCACCTGATCCTTGAAGACGGCAAGGAATATAATCAGCAGGGGAAGCTCGACATGTCGAAGCAGGTGGTCAGCGAGACCACAGGCACCTTCATCATCCGTGTGCTCTTCCCCAATCCCGATCGCATCGTCCTGCCCGGCATGTATGTCCGCGCCACGGTCGCGCTCGGCGCCGAAACCGGTTATGCGCTGCCGCAGCTGGCGACGAGCCGTGACGCCAACGGCCGGTTGACGGCGCAATTCGTTTCCGCCGAGGGCAAGGTCGAAACCCGCGCCTTCGAGAACAGCTCGCCCTCTAATAATTCCTGGCTGGTAACCGAAGGCATCAAGGACGGCGATCAGCTGGTCGTCACCGGTCTGCAGTCGGTCACGGCGGGCATGCCGGTGAAGCCGGTTCCGATGGAGATCAACGACAATGGCGTGGTCGTGGCTGCCGAGCAGCCCGCGGCCGGTGACGCTGAGAAGCCCGCAGCGAAGTAA